The region GCCCTCGCCCGCGTCGCGGTCAAGTGGCCGGTGAACCTGGTCCTCCTCGACGTCGCCCAGGACCCGGTGGCCGACTGGATGCGAGCCCAAGTGAGGCCCTTTTATCAGCAAGGCCAGTAGAAGCGCCCCGTCAGGGGCGCGAGGCTGTGACCATGGTGCGGCTCCGCCGCGTGGGCGCGCCCAGCCACGAGCGACCCGCAGCCTCCGGACTACAACGGGCCCCGAGCTCTCAACGGCTCCCCCAGCGGAGCGCATTCGCCGCTTAAGCTGGTTTCATGGCTCGGCCGGGGTTCGGCCGAGGTGTTGGTCGACGTCATGATTTCTTCGCGAAGGGGCGGTTGAAGGTGAGCGCGTCGGGCACGGCCGCGGCCGGTCAGGTCGAGCACATGCTGCGCCAGGTGACGCCCGGGCGTTACGACGCCTACGAGGCGCTCCTTCGCGCGCTCGCGACCCCGTCGTCCGGCCAGGTGTGGATGCTGCTCTGGCACGGCCAGGCCGGCTCCCCGGACGCCCAGTACGGGAACATGGAGGTGGAGGGCTTCGGTTACGCGCCGTGCGTCACCTCCGCCCAGGAACTCTCGGCCAGCGGCTGGAACCGGTCGTACGAGGTCGTCGACGGTCTCGACGTGGCCCGCACCCTCTACCCCGACCACTTCGGGCTCTGGCTCAATCCGCACGCCCCGGGCGGCGGGGTCGGCATCCCGTGGCTCGATCTGCGCAGAATCGCGGCGGGTCTGGAGCGCCAGCCCGCCGGTCCGCTGCGACTGTCCGAACCCGGCATCGAGATTCCGCAGTTCTACGCCCTGCTCACACAGAACGCGCATCGCACCACCGCCGTGCGCTCGCTGCGCCGCGCCTGGGTGCAGCCGGCGCTCGGGGCGCCGTATCTGGCCATCGGGCTGGACGTCTACGACACTTCGCCGCCCGCCGTCGACTCGGTGCGGGCGATGATGCAGCAGTCCATCGGCGCGGTTCCGGACGGGCTGCCCGTGTCGACCGTCGCGATGTCGGACGAGTACGACCCGGTGGCGCTGTGGCTGCGCGCCAACGCGCGGCCGTTCTACGACCGCGAGGCCCACGCGGCCCCCGCGGCCCCCGCGCAGGCTCCGATGGCGGGTGGGTACGGCTATCCACCGGCACCCGGCGGATACTGATCCGCGGTCCGGCGAATCGTGAAGGATCGGCGCGGGTCCTTCACTGCGGCTCTGCATTTCTTCGCGCGTAGATGACAAGGGAACGTCCGGGTAATGCCCGTATTAACCTCCGGTGTCCCAACTGCCCCGTGTCCGACCCCCGTTACCCGCCGTCCGGATAACGGAACCCCCCTGACAGCATCACGTTTACGCATCCATTCACCGTCAAGTCTGGCTACAGATCGCCGAGGCGTTGAAGACTCCCGCTCCAGGGGGTTTAACCCCCTGT is a window of Streptomyces sp. NBC_00271 DNA encoding:
- a CDS encoding enhanced serine sensitivity protein SseB C-terminal domain-containing protein → MSASGTAAAGQVEHMLRQVTPGRYDAYEALLRALATPSSGQVWMLLWHGQAGSPDAQYGNMEVEGFGYAPCVTSAQELSASGWNRSYEVVDGLDVARTLYPDHFGLWLNPHAPGGGVGIPWLDLRRIAAGLERQPAGPLRLSEPGIEIPQFYALLTQNAHRTTAVRSLRRAWVQPALGAPYLAIGLDVYDTSPPAVDSVRAMMQQSIGAVPDGLPVSTVAMSDEYDPVALWLRANARPFYDREAHAAPAAPAQAPMAGGYGYPPAPGGY